The sequence below is a genomic window from Brachyhypopomus gauderio isolate BG-103 chromosome 5, BGAUD_0.2, whole genome shotgun sequence.
CTATTTCTGTAATCTGAAACTCAAAACCAATTTCAACTGAGGTTTTTGTTGAAACGTTGAGTGTTCAAAACCACGTGGCGCCTACATGATAATTAAGTTCTTTGGGATGGGCCAATCTTATCTGATAATAATACTGCATATTCACTTGCTGTGCACAATTGGTCATATACTGTATAGCTGATGTAATGCCAAACAACAGTGTGTAGCATTCTGACACCTAATCCTAATCTTAATCAGTTGTTTTGTGATTGAACAAGACAACCACTGCGTTTCCATTCAGACTTTttgcaaatgttttgttcatatCTTATGAGGGTGTGCAGAGGTGACAGGATTTTTTATCTAACTACCAACATCTGGGCTTTATAGAGAGTGAACTGCCACGCAACATGGCGGCTATCATTTGGAAGATCTCGGCTGAATTAACAGCTGTCAGCCGATCTTAGATGGATGATGTATGGAATCCGTAGTAATATGTACCATTGTACTGTACTCTAGCTATTAACAGTAAATCGTTATTACTGTGACTGTAGCTAAAGCTATTACTGCAGCTTTCAGCTATTAGTATTACTGTAGCTATTTCTATTACTGTAGCTGTACTGTTACTGCAGCTACAACTATTACTACCACTATAACTACTACTGCAGCTATAGTTATTACTGTATCTATACTATTACTGTAGCTATATTATTACTGTAGCTATACTATTACTGTAGCTATTACTGTAACTGTAGCCATAACTATTATTAAAGCTATAGCTATTACTGCAGCTATTACTATAGCTATACCATTTCTGTAGCTAAACTATTACTGTAGCCATTACTATAAGTGtagctattactattactgtagCTAATATTATTACTGtagctattactattactgtagCCATTACTACAGGTGTAGCTATTGATATTACATACTGTCATTCATCCCAGGATTGGAGTTCTTGATGTAGGCAGAGAACTTGGAGAAGACGTCCATGCCAGCAGTATTGGACTCTGGGTTTCGAGAAGCCAGTCGAGGAtacctgagggggggggggggggggaaggggTGTGTTGAGTAGGGGTTCAGTGTGGACCAGCAACCAAAGAATGGCCAGTGAGGGTTATGGAAAACGATGAAAGAGTATAAATCAGACAACAGTTTAGATAATCCAACAATGCACACCACTGAATGAAAAAAAACATGTTGGATGAATTGAGGATCAGACTTAAAGTTAAAGAATGAAGGGCTGAATACTTAGGAGGAGAAAGGTGCTCCTCCAGGAACTCCTCAATTTTGTTGGTGTCTGTCTTCACTTCTCTTCCAAACAGCAGAAACGGAGGCTGGGCCCCAGGGGCCAAGTCCTTCAGGACATCTGGCttcctgcagagagagagagagagagagagagagagagagagagagagagagagagagagagagagagagagagagagagagagagagagagagagagagagagagagagagagagagagagagagagagagagagagagagagagagagagagagagagagagagagagagagagagagagagagagagatggactgAGTTCATAAGGAGAGATAGATGTTATGCTCCGTGTTTCCAAAACAATGAGCAACAGCCAAAGTGAAAGAGAGTAGAAAATACAGAAGTACTAGTAGAGTATGCACCGGATAAGCATTTGTCTTTACTGAAATGGGCATTTACTGAACATGTTCTGCAACTTGGACCAAACCAGCCATGAAGCATGTATGAAGAAGATGAAAGATGAACAAACCTCTTCATATCCACCGTGGTGACGTTAAAGGTTACTCCTTTTAGCCAAAGTACCATGAAGAGTCTCTGGGAGAAGGGGCAGTTCCCAATACTCTGCCCGTCACTCCCtgcctacacaaacacacgcgatGAAGATGTAATTACCTTCCAGATTAAAGCAAGTTTTATATATAATTTCACCGTCAAAGTATTCACAGGATACAAAACATTTGCAAACGTCGCCTTTAAGTAGTAATAGTGGTAAGAAAGTTGGAGTAAGAGATAAAGTAAACAGAGTAAGAACATTATAAAAAATAAGTGTCAGCTGTTAATTTAATTGGATCTTGAAAATCAGCTGCGCGTGTTACCAAAATATACAAATCATACGTTGCGTACACCATTAACTGTGTCTTTCTAAATCCGCATCAACGTGTAACCCAGACGCATGCATTAAAAAGGAGACCGTTGATCGGATGAAATCGTGGGATTGCGCTTCCGTTCGTGCTCGACGCTGTAGTATGTTATAACCATGGGGCGACTTGAGCGCAACATGTGAACAAAGTGCTCGCATTCACTCCTCTGGCCAACCTGAATCATCAGGCTGTGCCCGGAAATAAATGTAACTGGGCAGTGTGAGGACCTTGGTAAACAATGCTTGCTTTCATACTTTTGAGAGGGGGGAGAAAACCTTTACCACGTTTTACTGCATTTACCGTATGAGAATATGTACCTTCGATTCATACTATTCACTGTTCCTCTAAGGGACAACGCCCCGTATAGCTATGACTTTAGATGTTAGTCTTACAATAAGAAAGATCAGAATTCACATTTAACCGtttgaataaaaaaaacctttacGCGAATTAGGATATTTTAGGCCAGGTTTTCAGTCGCACCGCGAAGGCTCGTTATTATTGTAGTTTTTGATGCAGGCCTATGTATTACTCGTCCCGCTATAATGGACAGTTGCACCTTGCTCTTGTCTCACATAAGATGTATGTTACTTTATTCAGTCATTCAAATCACAAATTGAATCACGAAGCATTGTTTTTAATAGTTTGCTGTTGATAAGTTATTTAAAATTAAGTAAGCAGTGCTTTTAAGAGTATTGTTCTGGAATCAGGGTTGTGGTCTAATTATAGTCTGTTGTAGGCTGTTAGTAATGACTGCAGGATAAACCTTCTCTTCCTATTGTAATCGCGGGGCAACTTACCTTCACAAAGAGCTCGATCTCAGGTTGACTTCCGTCGCTCATGTTAATCTAGTTAGTCGTTGCGAATAAAAAACCAGAGTCCTaagaaataaacagaaaagTTGTGAAACACGTCGAGACGTCAGTTGATAACGCAGCTCCGATGTGGCGCTTACTTCTGGCTTAGTTTGTTTCCGATCTGAGTTAACTTCCGCTTAGTCTATTCGTCGTCCAGAACTGATCTGTTCGACCCAAATCTCTTTAAGCACACGATCCCGCCGACACGATGCTACACACTGAACTAAAGTGTCCGACTACACATGCTTTTGAAACACAGTCTTAACAGGACTAACCTCAACATGTCGTTTCACTCCTAAAGACCTGTATTGCAGTTTTAACATTTAACACGCCTACACTACGCACAGTGTCCTCCCTTTACGCTCAATTCAAATGACACTCGTCTCTCGGTTTCCTGACGATGGTAGGCCGAGAAGAGCTCCACTACATTTTTAAATCCCTGTAATGCCGACTGCAAAAGTAACTTTAGACTAACTGCAATCCGCCCAAGCAGCTTTCTTCCACGCAATACCGCAGAAGGTGCTGGAGGAGCGGGTGGCGCGCGACGCCTCGTAGACGGAACGTGAGCAGCGAGTTTCGCTGCTGAAACGCATGGGGCTCTATTTGGGAAGGAAGGTCTTGAAAAAAAACTGAACAGTTAACTTTTTAAAATGGAAACTACTTACTTCCATTGTGTTCTAAGTAAGGCGTCAGATAATACAGAATTACCTTTTCAATTCATATTATTAATTAAACAAAACGCGAAAAAACGTTGTAATTTGAAACAAGAAGGTGGGCAGAAGTAAAAAGTTGAAATTGCCACTTCAGTGGTACTGGTTTTAAAATTTCAACTCCTTATTTCAGTGTCACTAAGCACAAACTGCCATTGTGAATAGAGAGAGTTTAACGCAAACACAAATCTAGTGTAACATAGCCTAATATGCCTACTTTCATTAATGTACAAGACACCATATAGCCACTATTATAGCTACAACATACACTCAATCAGAATAAGACTTATCGTTTAAGTTTAAACATATACACAAAGTTACCTAAACAATTATATGCAAAAAATTATTAATTCTATTACTTggttacattattattatgtatcaGGGTAGCCAActcaatgagcgtgagacacacgcatttgtcttcacacgctcacacgccatacagccgatttctcacgctgaaaaaattctagtttatttatctctgatagTTCTCTGAAAGTagttcgccaaccactggcgatcgatcgatcgcgatataatacttaatttgtgtccattttacccccccccccccaacgctaataatttacacaatTTTCCCCCaaagatcaaatctcactccaagtgatcttgaaaagttggcaaccctgttatgtaggtaattattattatgtagGTTAGGGTTAAATGGTGTGCTAGAGAAGTGTAGAAAAGAACCTATAACATGGGTGTTGGCTGTGTATCACTGGGACTGTCTTCTGCACCCATCCTAAATGACATCCCAGACTGTTTGAATATAGTCTGTGGGGTAATCCATCACCTACAGTGATATTGCCTACAGcacacaattggtgactgactaaatacttattttccccactgtatatcaaatttcaaatcaaatcaaattttatttatatagcgctttttacaacagttgttgtcacaaagcagctttacaagtgccgagtcctagcccccagtgagcaagccaaaggcgacagtggcaaggaaaaactccctaattttttgcatgaggaagaaaccttgagaggaaccaagactcagggggggagcccatcctcctctggccaacaccggtcaccatgacaacaacaacaatatagacagaatgtagacagaatgtaaaagatgcaataatgtccatttagacagaatataaaagatgtaataatgtccatcatggtgtaggcatccggttaggcaggaggtggccggccaggatgtatcgcttgtctctcctcatctcattattcctcaagcaggcgggcagccatgtggagaaatgaaacagggaaaattagctctgtatgaggacatgtacaggacaggtaaaattataaatatttctggagtgtggcagcaactccggcactaagttaaattattacagcctagctaaaaaaaggcagaaccagaaggtaacataggcttgggggcattctgagacaatggcatctgtccactgcactgtcaacaaacttgagtgaccacgagcagtgacaggatgacagcaccagcactccagtctaccataaactatatatatactatatatactatactatatatatatatatatatatatatatatatatatatatatatatatatatatatatatatatatataaattcacTTATATATTAATTCACTTGGAAATTCTATCTTTTCATT
It includes:
- the clic1 gene encoding chloride intracellular channel protein 1, translated to MSDGSQPEIELFVKAGSDGQSIGNCPFSQRLFMVLWLKGVTFNVTTVDMKRKPDVLKDLAPGAQPPFLLFGREVKTDTNKIEEFLEEHLSPPKYPRLASRNPESNTAGMDVFSKFSAYIKNSNPGMNDNLEKGLLKALKKLDDYLSTPLPDEIDENSAEDVATSTRPFLDGQELTLADCNLLPKLHIVKVVCLKYRDFSIPRTLLSLWRYLDAAYAREEFSSTCPSDNEIHVAYASVVKTLK